The following coding sequences are from one Gemmatimonadaceae bacterium window:
- a CDS encoding DUF305 domain-containing protein: MTTKCVAGALVLFIMLIGGPSLALSQNGGTTAMSGMDMAHEITIPKGALYTKADVEFMQGMIAHHSQAIVMSRMAESHNANPQVLKLSNKIDQSQLPEIHIMQAWLSRNKQFAPDTSSWHNVMMAGMLTAAQIKELDAAKGVDFDRAYLRLMIQHHAGALKMVDDLFNVSLAGQDVDVNVFANDVVTAQTTEIGIMQRLLTQLPAK; the protein is encoded by the coding sequence GTGACGACCAAATGCGTCGCCGGTGCACTCGTGCTCTTTATCATGTTGATCGGCGGCCCGTCGCTCGCGCTGTCCCAGAATGGCGGCACGACGGCCATGAGCGGCATGGACATGGCTCACGAGATCACGATCCCGAAAGGCGCCCTGTACACCAAGGCCGACGTCGAGTTCATGCAGGGAATGATCGCGCACCACTCTCAGGCGATCGTCATGTCGCGAATGGCCGAGTCGCACAACGCCAATCCGCAGGTGCTGAAACTCTCGAACAAAATTGATCAATCGCAGCTGCCGGAGATTCACATCATGCAGGCTTGGCTTTCGCGTAACAAACAATTCGCACCGGATACGTCGTCGTGGCACAACGTGATGATGGCGGGCATGCTGACGGCGGCGCAGATCAAGGAGCTCGACGCGGCCAAGGGAGTCGACTTCGACCGCGCGTACCTCCGCCTCATGATCCAGCATCACGCCGGCGCGCTGAAGATGGTGGATGACCTGTTCAACGTCTCACTCGCTGGACAGGACGTCGACGTGAACGTGTTCGCGAACGATGTCGTCACGGCGCAAACTACAGAGATCGGCATCATGCAGAGGTTGCTCACGCAACTCCCGGCGAAGTGA